Proteins from one Desmodus rotundus isolate HL8 chromosome 9, HLdesRot8A.1, whole genome shotgun sequence genomic window:
- the TSPOAP1 gene encoding peripheral-type benzodiazepine receptor-associated protein 1 isoform X4, producing the protein MRDFDRLLRESQREVLRLQRQIALRNQQESSPPLRPPGRTVRVRARAPTSRAPGEESELSKKRKKCESLEQEARKKQRRCEELELQLKEAQNENARLVDENSRLSGRATQKEQVEWENAELRDQLLGVTQERDSALRKSQGLQSKLESLEQVLKHMREVAQRRQQLEVEHEQARLSLQEKQEEVRRLQQAQAEAKREHEGAVQLLESTLDSMQVRVRELEEQCRSQTERFSLLAQELQAFRLHPGPLDLLTSALGCSALGDRPPPPCCCSIPQPCRGSGPKDLDLPPGSPGRCTPKFSEPAPATLAGVPRRTAKKAECLSSSSRSESIHNSPKSCPTPEVDTASEVEELEADSVSLLPAAPEGSRGGARIQVFLARYSYNPFEGPNENPEAELPLTAGEYIYIYGPMDEDGFFEGELVDGRRGLVPSNFVERVSDDDLLTSLPSELADLSHSSGPELSFLSGGGGGSSSGGQSVGGRSQPRSKEEEAAGDQLSLSPPPEGLGEPPAVPYPRRLAVLKQLAHSVVLAWEPPPEPVELHGYHICVNGELRQTLGPGAPPKAVLENLDLRAGSLHVSVQALTSRGSSDPLRCCLAMDARARVVPSQLRVHRLTATSAEITWVPGNSNLAHAIYLNGEECPPARPSTYWATFCHLRPGTLYQARVEAQLPPGGSWEPGWERPEQRTATLQFTTLAAGPPDAPLDVQIEPGPSPGILIISWLPVTIDAAGTSNGVRVTGYAIYADGQKIMEVASPTAGSVLVELSQLQLLQVCSEVAVRTMSPHGESADSIPAPVAPALTAACLPARVSCPSPSPRPGSEARSALAPASPGPGDPSSPVRCPEPHGTREPPGGPPASPLSETLKESQEEPPAPCSQEEAGAAVLGTPEDRRASQPATGEKAPGPATSSLAQEQAEWTTGEACLAPCSPEGALAQKVPCAEASLGGDTGTGLRPRAEKEDMAELGVCPVNSLADQGRSSDLSDIQEEEEEEEEELGSRTCSFQKQVAGNSIRENGPKPQPQPQPEPFSETDSDEEILEQILELPLQQFCSKKLFSIPEEEEEEEEEEEKPGAGSSPQDHSPPAPTLLGLGCDSSLPQGPGPCPLSPEPSSARDHLEDMPGLVGGSSWKRGSGSTEKPPNRKRSPDPREHCSRLLSNGGPQASGRPGPTLERGSPPVGEGTRGGPEAGGRGRLAPSQRCLHGQTPESGLVSCLSPKCLEISIEYDSEDEQEAGGGGISITSSCYLGDGEAWGTASTGEPRGALKANSGSNPYPRLPAWEKGEPERRGRSATGRAKEPASRATETGEPRGQDGSGRRGPPRRRARAPRQGTTELALLRSPPEEALAYQDLPVRVFVALFDYDPVSMSPNPDAGEEELPFREGQILKVFGEKDADGFYRGEAGGRTGYVPCNMVAEVAVDSPAGRQQLFQRGYLSPDVLVEGSGNGPFLYSTTCTTGPPPKPRRSKKAESEGPAQHCAGPPELVPSASLRAPRSMVAVFDYNPRESSPNVDVEAELPFRAGDVITVFGGMDDDGFYYGELNGQRGLVPSNFLEGPGPEASGLNKEPGTPQAKNQGPDGCDPAPRPAAHTLGLMQDWASSTQGPPVPPGWPCAPGSLPRTELREPQGTSEKVRGLFSKGKQLLRKLGSRKKE; encoded by the exons ATGAGGGACTTCGACCGGCTGCTGCGAGAGTCCCAGCGGGAGGTACTGCGGCTGCAGAGGCAGATCGCCCTGCGCAACCAGCAGGAGTCGTCCCCGCCGCTCCGGCCCCCGGGCCGCACTGTCCGGGTCCGAGCACGAGCGCCCACCTCCAGGGCCCCGGGAGAG GAATCAGAGCTTAGCAAGAAGCGGAAGAAATGCGAGAGCCTGGAGCAGGAAGCCCGAAAAAAGCAGAGGCGATGTGAGGAGCTG GAACTGCAGCTGAAGGAAGCCCAGAATGAGAATGCCCGCCTGGTGGACGAGAACTCTCGGCTCAGTGGGAGAGCCACGCAGAAGGAGCAG GTGGAGTGGGAGAATGCAGAGTTGAGGGACCAGCTCCTGGGGGTGACGCAGGAGAGGGACTCAGCCCTTCGCAAGAGCCAGGGCCTGCAGAGCAAGCTGGAGAGCCTGGAGCAGGTGCTGAAG CACATGCGGGAGGTGGCCCAGaggcggcagcagctggaggtGGAGCATGAGCAGGCTCGGCTCAGCCTTcaggagaagcaggaggaggtCCGGAGGCTGCAGCAG GCCCAGGCAGAAGCCAAGAGGGAACATGAAGGGGCCGTGCAGCTGCTGGAG TCTACCCTGGATTCCATGCAG GTCCGGGTTCGAGAGCTTGAGGAGCAGTGCCGCAGCCAAACAGAGCGCTTCAGCCTCTTGGCACAGGAGCTCCAGGCCTTCCGCCTGCACCCTGGCCCCTTGGATCTGCTCACCTCAGCCCTGGGCTGCAGTGCCCTGGGGGACCGCCCGCCACCCCCCTGTTGCTGCTCTATCCCCCAGCCCTGCCGGGGGTCCGGCCCCAAAG ACCTTGACCTCCCACCGGGATCCCCAGGACGCTGTACCCCAAAGTTTTCTGAGCCTGCCCCTGCCACCCTTGCTGGGGTCCCTCGAAGAACCGCCAAGAAGGCAGAGTGTCTCTCCAGCTCCTCTCGTTCTGAGTCCATCCACAACAGCCCCAAGTCGTGCCCTACGCCTGAG GTGGACACAGCCAGTGAGGTGGAGGAGCTGGAGGCAGACAGCgtctccctgctcccagcagcGCCGGAGGGCAGCCGGGGAGGAGCCAGGATCCAAGTCTTCCTAGCACGCTACAG CTACAACCCCTTCGAGGGCCCCAACGAGAACCCAGAGGCAGAGCTCCCGCTTACTGCTGGCGAGTACATCTACATCTATGGCCCCATGGATGAGGATGGCTTTTTTGAAG gggAGCTCGTGGATGGCCGAAGGGGCCTGGTCCCTTCCAATTTTGTAGAGCGCGTGTCCGATGACGACCTCCTGACCTCCCTCCCTTCGGAGCTGGCTGATTTGTCCCACAGTTCAGGCCCTGAACTCAGTTTCCTGAgcggaggtgggggtggcagcagTAGTGGGGGCCAGAGCGTCGGGGGACGCAGCCAGCCCAGATccaaggaggaggaggctgcaggAGACCAGCTCAGTCTGAGCCCCCCGCCTGAGGGCCTGGGCGAACCCCCTGCTGTGCCTTACCCCCGCCGCCTGGCTGTCCTCAAGCAGCTGGCCCACAGCGTGGTGCTGGCCTGGGAGCCGCCTCCTGAGCCAGTAGAGCTACATGGCTACCACATCTGCGTGAATGGGGAGCTGCGTCAGACCCTGGGACCCGGGGCACCCCCCAAGGCTGTGCTTGAGAACCTGGACCTGCGGGCTGGGTCCCTCCATGTCTCTGTGCAGGCCCTGACCAGCCGGGGCAGCTCTGACCCTCTGCGCTGTTGCTTGGCGATGGACGCCCGGGCCAGGGTGGTACCTAGCCAGTTACGGGTCCATCGACTGACAGCCACTTCTGCTGAGATCACCTGGGTGCCCGGCAATAGCAACTTGGCTCATGCCATCTACCTCAATGGGGAAGAATGCCCCCCTGCCCGCCCCAGCACCTACTGGGCCACCTTCTGCCACCTGCGGCCTGGTACGCTCTATCAGGCCCGAGTGGAAGCTCAGCTCCCACCCGGAGGGTCCTGGGAACCAGGCTGGGAGAGGCCAGAGCAGCGGACGGCCACCCTGCAGTTCACGACACTCGCAGCAG gcccaCCTGACGCCCCCCTGGATGTGCAGATTGAGCCAGGGCCCTCCCCTGGAATCTTGATCATCAGCTGGCTCCCCGTAACAATTGATGCTGCTGGCACCTCCAATGGCGTCCGGGTCACAGGCTATGCCATTTATGCGGATGGGCAGAAG atCATGGAGGTGGCCTCGCCCACAGCAGGCAGCGTGCTGGTGGAGTTGTcccagctgcagctgctgcaggtgTGCAGCGAGGTGGCCGTGCGCACCATGTCGCCCCATGGCGAGTCGGCCGACTCCATTCCAGCTCCTGTTGCCCCAGCCCTGACTGCGGCCTGCCTGCCAGCCAGggtctcctgcccctccccctccccacgaCCAGGCTCGGAGGCCAGATCAGCCCTTGCTCCAGCCTCTCCAGGGCCTGGAGACCCCAGCTCTCCCGTCCGCTGTCCTGAGCCCCATGGAACTCGAGAGCCCCCTGGGGGCCCCCCAGCAAGCCCTCTCAGTGAGACACTGAAAGAATCCCAAGAGGAGCCCCCAGCACCTTGCTCCCAG gaggaggctggggctgcTGTGCTGGGCACCCCAGAGGACAGGAGGGCCAGCCAGCCAGCTACGGGTGAGAAGGCTCCTGGGCCTGCCACTTCCTCTTTGGCCCAGGAGCAGGCCGAGTGGACCACAGGAGAGGCCTGCCTAGCACCCTGCTCCCCTGAGGGAGCACTGGCCCAGAAGGTGCCCTGTGCTGAGGCCAGCCTCGGAGGAGACACAGGGACTgggctgaggcccagggctgAG AAGGAGGACATGGCGGAGCTTGGGGTCTGCCCGGTGAACTCCCTTGCAGACCAGGGCCGGAGCTCAGATCTGTCAGAcatccaggaggaggaggaagaagaggaagaagagctggGTTCCAGGACTTGCTCCTTCCAGAAGCAGGTTGCTGGCAACAGCATCAGGGAGAATGGGCCCAAG ccccagccccagccccagcccgagCCCTTCTCTGAGACTGACAGTGACGAGGAGATCTTGGAGCAGATCCTGGAGCTGCCCCTCCAGCAGTTCTGCAGCAAGAAGCTCTTCAGCATccccgaggaggaggaggaagaggaggaggaggaggagaagccaggGGCAGGCTCTTCTCCCCAAGACCACAGCCCACCTGCGCCCACATTGCTGGGGCTGGGCTGTGACAGCAGTCTACCCCAAGGACCTGGACCATGTCCCTTGTCTCCTGAGCCCTCCAGTGCCAGGGACCACCTGGAGGACATGCCCGGACTGGTTGGTGGAAGCAGCTGGAAGAGAGGAAGTGGCTCCACCGAGAAGCCCCCAAACCGCAAGCGGTCCCCAGATCCCCGTGAACACTGCAGCCGCCTTCTCAGCAATGGCGGGCCCCAGGCCTCTGGACGACCAGGCCCCACACTGGAGAGGGGCAGCCCCCCTGTGGGCGAGGGCACCAGGGGTGGACCAGAGGCTGGTGGGAGAGGGCGGCTGGCCCCTTCCCAGAGGTGCCTGCATGGCCAGACCCCCGAATCTGGCCTGGTCAGCTGCCTCTCCCCAAAGTGCTTGGAAATCAGCATCGAATATGATTCTGAGGATGAGCAGGAGGCGGGCGGTGGGGGTATCAGCATCACCAGCTCCTGCTACCTTGGAGATGGGGAGGCGTGGGGCACAGCATCCACAGGAGAGCCCAGGGGGGCCCTGAAGGCCAATTCAGGCTCCAATCCCTACCCACGCCTCCCGGCGTGGGAGAAAGGGGAGCCAGAGCGGAGAGGCCGCAGTGCGACTGGCAGAGCCAAGGAGCCAGCCTCCCGG GCAACAGAGACTGGGGAGCCCAGAGGGCAAGACggctctgggaggaggggccCCCCACGTAGAAGGGCCCGGGCCCCCAGGCAAGGCACCACTGAGCTGG CCCTTCTGAGGAGCCCCCCAGAAGAAGCGCTGGCTTACCAGGACCTGCCTGTTAGGGTCTTTGTGGCTCTGTTTGACTATGACCCTGTGTCAATGTCACCTAACCCAGACGCCGGGGAAGAGGAGCTCCCCTTCCGGGAGGGCCAGATCCTGAAG GTGTTTGGAGAAAAGGATGCTGATGGCTTCTATCGGGGTGAAGCTGGGGGCCGGACGGGCTACGTCCCCTGCAACATGGTGGCCGAGGTGGCTGTGGACAGTCCTGCAGGGAGACAGCAGCTATTTCAGCGGGGTTATTTGTCCCCAGATGTTCTCGTTGAGGGTTCAG GGAATGGTCCCTTTCTATACTCCACAACCTGCACAACTGGGCCTCCCCCGAAACCCCGCCGTTCCAAGAAAG CTGAGTCAGAAGGTCCTGCCCAGCACTGTGCAG GCCCCCCTGAGCTGGTCCCCTCTGCCAGCCTGAGAGCTCCCCGCTCCATGGTGGCTGTGTTTGACTACAACCCCCGGGAGAGCTCCCCCAATGTGGATGTGGAG GCAGAGCTGCCCTTCCGAGCAGGGGATGTCATCACTGTTTTTGGGGGCATGGACGATGATGGCTTCTACTAT GGGGAACTGAATGGACAGAGGGGCCTGGTGCCATCTAACTTCTTGGAGGGCCCTGGGCCTGAGGCAAGCGGCTTAAACAAGGAGCCCGGGACACCCCAGGCTAAGAATCAG GGGCCTGATGGCTGCGACCCTGCTCCCAGGCCAGCTGCCCACACCTTGGGGTTGATGCAG GACTGGGCCAGCTCAACACAAGGGCCCCCAGTGCCTCCAGGCTGGCCCTGTGCCCCTGGCAGCCTCCCCAGGACTGAACTGAGGGAGCCACAGGGCACAAGTGAGAAGGTGCGGGGTCTCTTCTCCAAGGGGAAGCAGCTCCTCAGGAAACTGGGCTCCAGGAAGAAGGAGTGA
- the TSPOAP1 gene encoding peripheral-type benzodiazepine receptor-associated protein 1 isoform X7 produces the protein MEQLIPLPRLGNPGAMESWALPTWQTWTPGQGGEPGGAAPSIAVTPAALQVGELRPLESFEPEGAQSSGAVGDIHPEGTETGLASLGQQAASSGPSCPRLEDVEVKAFHKGKLDMGFGDRPNLELLKALEELQQRCATLKEENQMLRTSSFPETEEKVRRLKRKNAELAVIAKRLEERARKLQETNLKVVSAPVPHPGASLELCRKALARQRTWDLSETASALLAKDKQIAALQRECRELQARLTLAGKEGPEWLHMRDFDRLLRESQREVLRLQRQIALRNQQESSPPLRPPGRTVRVRARAPTSRAPGEATPQEDVENPPAVLGEPEKQQRVQQLESELSKKRKKCESLEQEARKKQRRCEELELQLKEAQNENARLVDENSRLSGRATQKEQVEWENAELRDQLLGVTQERDSALRKSQGLQSKLESLEQVLKHMREVAQRRQQLEVEHEQARLSLQEKQEEVRRLQQAQAEAKREHEGAVQLLESTLDSMQVRVRELEEQCRSQTERFSLLAQELQAFRLHPGPLDLLTSALGCSALGDRPPPPCCCSIPQPCRGSGPKDLDLPPGSPGRCTPKFSEPAPATLAGVPRRTAKKAECLSSSSRSESIHNSPKSCPTPEVDTASEVEELEADSVSLLPAAPEGSRGGARIQVFLARYSYNPFEGPNENPEAELPLTAGEYIYIYGPMDEDGFFEGELVDGRRGLVPSNFVERVSDDDLLTSLPSELADLSHSSGPELSFLSGGGGGSSSGGQSVGGRSQPRSKEEEAAGDQLSLSPPPEGLGEPPAVPYPRRLAVLKQLAHSVVLAWEPPPEPVELHGYHICVNGELRQTLGPGAPPKAVLENLDLRAGSLHVSVQALTSRGSSDPLRCCLAMDARARVVPSQLRVHRLTATSAEITWVPGNSNLAHAIYLNGEECPPARPSTYWATFCHLRPGTLYQARVEAQLPPGGSWEPGWERPEQRTATLQFTTLAAGPPDAPLDVQIEPGPSPGILIISWLPVTIDAAGTSNGVRVTGYAIYADGQKIMEVASPTAGSVLVELSQLQLLQVCSEVAVRTMSPHGESADSIPAPVAPALTAACLPARVSCPSPSPRPGSEARSALAPASPGPGDPSSPVRCPEPHGTREPPGGPPASPLSETLKESQEEPPAPCSQEEAGAAVLGTPEDRRASQPATGEKAPGPATSSLAQEQAEWTTGEACLAPCSPEGALAQKVPCAEASLGGDTGTGLRPRAEKEDMAELGVCPVNSLADQGRSSDLSDIQEEEEEEEEELGSRTCSFQKQVAGNSIRENGPKPQPQPQPEPFSETDSDEEILEQILELPLQQFCSKKLFSIPEEEEEEEEEEEKPGAGSSPQDHSPPAPTLLGLGCDSSLPQGPGPCPLSPEPSSARDHLEDMPGLVGGSSWKRGSGSTEKPPNRKRSPDPREHCSRLLSNGGPQASGRPGPTLERGSPPVGEGTRGGPEAGGRGRLAPSQRCLHGQTPESGLVSCLSPKCLEISIEYDSEDEQEAGGGGISITSSCYLGDGEAWGTASTGEPRGALKANSGSNPYPRLPAWEKGEPERRGRSATGRAKEPASRATETGEPRGQDGSGRRGPPRRRARAPRQGTTELALLRSPPEEALAYQDLPVRVFVALFDYDPVSMSPNPDAGEEELPFREGQILKVFGEKDADGFYRGEAGGRTGYVPCNMVAEVAVDSPAGRQQLFQRGYLSPDVLVEGSGNGPFLYSTTCTTGPPPKPRRSKKAESEGPAQHCAGPPELVPSASLRAPRSMVAVFDYNPRESSPNVDVEAELPFRAGDVITVFGGMDDDGFYYGELNGQRGLVPSNFLEGPGPEASGLNKEPGTPQAKNQRTRKRRVQC, from the exons ATGGAGCAACTGATACCCCTCCCACGGCTGGGGAACCCGGGAGCCATGGAGTCATGGGCACTCCCCACCTGGCAGACCTGGACTCCAGGCCAGGGGGGAGAACCTGGAGGTGCAGCCCCAAGCATTGCCGTTACTCCGGCAGCTCTGCAGGTTGGAGAACTGAGGCCTTTGGAGAGCTTCGAGCCTGAGGGAGCCCAGAGCTCTGGGGCCGTAGGGGACATTCACCCTGAAGGAACAGAAACGGGGCTGGCCAGCCTAGGGCAGCAAGCAGCGAGCTCCGGACCTAGCTGCCCAAGGCTGGAAGATGTGGAGGTGAAGGCTTTCCATAAG GGCAAGCTGGAcatgggctttggggacaggccCAATCTGGAGCTGCTGAAGGCCCTAGAGGAGCTGCAGCAGCGCTGTGCCACCCTTAAGGAGGAAAACCAGATGCTG AGGACGAGCAGCTTCCCGGAGACAGAGGAGAAAGTTCGGAGGCTGAAGCGAAAGAACGCTGAGCTGGCCGTCATTGCCAAGCGCCTGGAGGAGAGGGCCCGGAAGCTGCAGGAGACTAACCTGAAGGTG GTGAgtgcccctgtgccccacccaggGGCCAGCTTGGAGTTGTGCAGGAAGGCCCTGGCCCGACAGCGAACCTGGGACCTCAGTGAGACAGCCAGTGCTCTGCTGGCCAAGGACAAGCAGATTGCCGCTTTGCAGCGAGAGTGCAGGGAGCTTCAGGCCAGGCTCACCCTGGCGGGCAAG GAGGGTCCCGAGTGGCTCCACATGAGGGACTTCGACCGGCTGCTGCGAGAGTCCCAGCGGGAGGTACTGCGGCTGCAGAGGCAGATCGCCCTGCGCAACCAGCAGGAGTCGTCCCCGCCGCTCCGGCCCCCGGGCCGCACTGTCCGGGTCCGAGCACGAGCGCCCACCTCCAGGGCCCCGGGAGAG GCTACTCCCCAGGAGGATGTGGAAAACCCACCTGCAGTCCTAGGGGAGCCAGAGAAACAGCAGAGGGTGCAGCAGCTG GAATCAGAGCTTAGCAAGAAGCGGAAGAAATGCGAGAGCCTGGAGCAGGAAGCCCGAAAAAAGCAGAGGCGATGTGAGGAGCTG GAACTGCAGCTGAAGGAAGCCCAGAATGAGAATGCCCGCCTGGTGGACGAGAACTCTCGGCTCAGTGGGAGAGCCACGCAGAAGGAGCAG GTGGAGTGGGAGAATGCAGAGTTGAGGGACCAGCTCCTGGGGGTGACGCAGGAGAGGGACTCAGCCCTTCGCAAGAGCCAGGGCCTGCAGAGCAAGCTGGAGAGCCTGGAGCAGGTGCTGAAG CACATGCGGGAGGTGGCCCAGaggcggcagcagctggaggtGGAGCATGAGCAGGCTCGGCTCAGCCTTcaggagaagcaggaggaggtCCGGAGGCTGCAGCAG GCCCAGGCAGAAGCCAAGAGGGAACATGAAGGGGCCGTGCAGCTGCTGGAG TCTACCCTGGATTCCATGCAG GTCCGGGTTCGAGAGCTTGAGGAGCAGTGCCGCAGCCAAACAGAGCGCTTCAGCCTCTTGGCACAGGAGCTCCAGGCCTTCCGCCTGCACCCTGGCCCCTTGGATCTGCTCACCTCAGCCCTGGGCTGCAGTGCCCTGGGGGACCGCCCGCCACCCCCCTGTTGCTGCTCTATCCCCCAGCCCTGCCGGGGGTCCGGCCCCAAAG ACCTTGACCTCCCACCGGGATCCCCAGGACGCTGTACCCCAAAGTTTTCTGAGCCTGCCCCTGCCACCCTTGCTGGGGTCCCTCGAAGAACCGCCAAGAAGGCAGAGTGTCTCTCCAGCTCCTCTCGTTCTGAGTCCATCCACAACAGCCCCAAGTCGTGCCCTACGCCTGAG GTGGACACAGCCAGTGAGGTGGAGGAGCTGGAGGCAGACAGCgtctccctgctcccagcagcGCCGGAGGGCAGCCGGGGAGGAGCCAGGATCCAAGTCTTCCTAGCACGCTACAG CTACAACCCCTTCGAGGGCCCCAACGAGAACCCAGAGGCAGAGCTCCCGCTTACTGCTGGCGAGTACATCTACATCTATGGCCCCATGGATGAGGATGGCTTTTTTGAAG gggAGCTCGTGGATGGCCGAAGGGGCCTGGTCCCTTCCAATTTTGTAGAGCGCGTGTCCGATGACGACCTCCTGACCTCCCTCCCTTCGGAGCTGGCTGATTTGTCCCACAGTTCAGGCCCTGAACTCAGTTTCCTGAgcggaggtgggggtggcagcagTAGTGGGGGCCAGAGCGTCGGGGGACGCAGCCAGCCCAGATccaaggaggaggaggctgcaggAGACCAGCTCAGTCTGAGCCCCCCGCCTGAGGGCCTGGGCGAACCCCCTGCTGTGCCTTACCCCCGCCGCCTGGCTGTCCTCAAGCAGCTGGCCCACAGCGTGGTGCTGGCCTGGGAGCCGCCTCCTGAGCCAGTAGAGCTACATGGCTACCACATCTGCGTGAATGGGGAGCTGCGTCAGACCCTGGGACCCGGGGCACCCCCCAAGGCTGTGCTTGAGAACCTGGACCTGCGGGCTGGGTCCCTCCATGTCTCTGTGCAGGCCCTGACCAGCCGGGGCAGCTCTGACCCTCTGCGCTGTTGCTTGGCGATGGACGCCCGGGCCAGGGTGGTACCTAGCCAGTTACGGGTCCATCGACTGACAGCCACTTCTGCTGAGATCACCTGGGTGCCCGGCAATAGCAACTTGGCTCATGCCATCTACCTCAATGGGGAAGAATGCCCCCCTGCCCGCCCCAGCACCTACTGGGCCACCTTCTGCCACCTGCGGCCTGGTACGCTCTATCAGGCCCGAGTGGAAGCTCAGCTCCCACCCGGAGGGTCCTGGGAACCAGGCTGGGAGAGGCCAGAGCAGCGGACGGCCACCCTGCAGTTCACGACACTCGCAGCAG gcccaCCTGACGCCCCCCTGGATGTGCAGATTGAGCCAGGGCCCTCCCCTGGAATCTTGATCATCAGCTGGCTCCCCGTAACAATTGATGCTGCTGGCACCTCCAATGGCGTCCGGGTCACAGGCTATGCCATTTATGCGGATGGGCAGAAG atCATGGAGGTGGCCTCGCCCACAGCAGGCAGCGTGCTGGTGGAGTTGTcccagctgcagctgctgcaggtgTGCAGCGAGGTGGCCGTGCGCACCATGTCGCCCCATGGCGAGTCGGCCGACTCCATTCCAGCTCCTGTTGCCCCAGCCCTGACTGCGGCCTGCCTGCCAGCCAGggtctcctgcccctccccctccccacgaCCAGGCTCGGAGGCCAGATCAGCCCTTGCTCCAGCCTCTCCAGGGCCTGGAGACCCCAGCTCTCCCGTCCGCTGTCCTGAGCCCCATGGAACTCGAGAGCCCCCTGGGGGCCCCCCAGCAAGCCCTCTCAGTGAGACACTGAAAGAATCCCAAGAGGAGCCCCCAGCACCTTGCTCCCAG gaggaggctggggctgcTGTGCTGGGCACCCCAGAGGACAGGAGGGCCAGCCAGCCAGCTACGGGTGAGAAGGCTCCTGGGCCTGCCACTTCCTCTTTGGCCCAGGAGCAGGCCGAGTGGACCACAGGAGAGGCCTGCCTAGCACCCTGCTCCCCTGAGGGAGCACTGGCCCAGAAGGTGCCCTGTGCTGAGGCCAGCCTCGGAGGAGACACAGGGACTgggctgaggcccagggctgAG AAGGAGGACATGGCGGAGCTTGGGGTCTGCCCGGTGAACTCCCTTGCAGACCAGGGCCGGAGCTCAGATCTGTCAGAcatccaggaggaggaggaagaagaggaagaagagctggGTTCCAGGACTTGCTCCTTCCAGAAGCAGGTTGCTGGCAACAGCATCAGGGAGAATGGGCCCAAG ccccagccccagccccagcccgagCCCTTCTCTGAGACTGACAGTGACGAGGAGATCTTGGAGCAGATCCTGGAGCTGCCCCTCCAGCAGTTCTGCAGCAAGAAGCTCTTCAGCATccccgaggaggaggaggaagaggaggaggaggaggagaagccaggGGCAGGCTCTTCTCCCCAAGACCACAGCCCACCTGCGCCCACATTGCTGGGGCTGGGCTGTGACAGCAGTCTACCCCAAGGACCTGGACCATGTCCCTTGTCTCCTGAGCCCTCCAGTGCCAGGGACCACCTGGAGGACATGCCCGGACTGGTTGGTGGAAGCAGCTGGAAGAGAGGAAGTGGCTCCACCGAGAAGCCCCCAAACCGCAAGCGGTCCCCAGATCCCCGTGAACACTGCAGCCGCCTTCTCAGCAATGGCGGGCCCCAGGCCTCTGGACGACCAGGCCCCACACTGGAGAGGGGCAGCCCCCCTGTGGGCGAGGGCACCAGGGGTGGACCAGAGGCTGGTGGGAGAGGGCGGCTGGCCCCTTCCCAGAGGTGCCTGCATGGCCAGACCCCCGAATCTGGCCTGGTCAGCTGCCTCTCCCCAAAGTGCTTGGAAATCAGCATCGAATATGATTCTGAGGATGAGCAGGAGGCGGGCGGTGGGGGTATCAGCATCACCAGCTCCTGCTACCTTGGAGATGGGGAGGCGTGGGGCACAGCATCCACAGGAGAGCCCAGGGGGGCCCTGAAGGCCAATTCAGGCTCCAATCCCTACCCACGCCTCCCGGCGTGGGAGAAAGGGGAGCCAGAGCGGAGAGGCCGCAGTGCGACTGGCAGAGCCAAGGAGCCAGCCTCCCGG GCAACAGAGACTGGGGAGCCCAGAGGGCAAGACggctctgggaggaggggccCCCCACGTAGAAGGGCCCGGGCCCCCAGGCAAGGCACCACTGAGCTGG CCCTTCTGAGGAGCCCCCCAGAAGAAGCGCTGGCTTACCAGGACCTGCCTGTTAGGGTCTTTGTGGCTCTGTTTGACTATGACCCTGTGTCAATGTCACCTAACCCAGACGCCGGGGAAGAGGAGCTCCCCTTCCGGGAGGGCCAGATCCTGAAG GTGTTTGGAGAAAAGGATGCTGATGGCTTCTATCGGGGTGAAGCTGGGGGCCGGACGGGCTACGTCCCCTGCAACATGGTGGCCGAGGTGGCTGTGGACAGTCCTGCAGGGAGACAGCAGCTATTTCAGCGGGGTTATTTGTCCCCAGATGTTCTCGTTGAGGGTTCAG GGAATGGTCCCTTTCTATACTCCACAACCTGCACAACTGGGCCTCCCCCGAAACCCCGCCGTTCCAAGAAAG CTGAGTCAGAAGGTCCTGCCCAGCACTGTGCAG GCCCCCCTGAGCTGGTCCCCTCTGCCAGCCTGAGAGCTCCCCGCTCCATGGTGGCTGTGTTTGACTACAACCCCCGGGAGAGCTCCCCCAATGTGGATGTGGAG GCAGAGCTGCCCTTCCGAGCAGGGGATGTCATCACTGTTTTTGGGGGCATGGACGATGATGGCTTCTACTAT GGGGAACTGAATGGACAGAGGGGCCTGGTGCCATCTAACTTCTTGGAGGGCCCTGGGCCTGAGGCAAGCGGCTTAAACAAGGAGCCCGGGACACCCCAGGCTAAGAATCAG AGAACGAGGAAGAGAAGAGTCCAGTGCTAG